From a region of the Streptacidiphilus albus JL83 genome:
- a CDS encoding ABC transporter ATP-binding protein — protein sequence MTAALPVAGPALVRRAVLGEIRADRPVFAVILLLNALAAGAGLVGPWLLGSIVDTVKNAPGHAAVATVDRLALVIVGCTLAQVVLSRYALYVGSRFGERTAARIRERFLDRTLALPAATVEQAVGGDLVTRGTTDVTTVASTLRDAVPEVVIALVQILFIIAAVLVIDPLLGLCVLSSLVVISVVLRWYLRRARAGYLAVSAANSVLAEVLTTTASGARTVEALGLQQRRTEASEAAIATAVRTRLHTLWLRTVLFPTVEISYILPVVCVLLVGGYLYDDGLVSLGAVIACALYLRQVVSPLDTILTWVEDLQSSSASYARIEGLAAAPQAGEPSRVEPADDRIEVAGVRYAYGTGREVLHGVDLDIRPGERLAVVGPSGAGKSTLGRLLAGVDRPGAGAVTVGRVPVADLAPERLRRQVVLVTQEHHVFHDTVRDNLLIARPDAADAELHAALAAVGADWVDELSAGLSTLVGGDAHPLDGAQAQQLALARVVLADPHTLILDEATALLDPATARSAERALAAVLKGRTVIAIAHRLQTAHDADRVAVMEAGLVAELGSHDELVAADGAYAALWRSWHGG from the coding sequence ATGACCGCCGCCCTGCCCGTCGCCGGGCCCGCCCTGGTCCGCCGGGCCGTACTCGGCGAGATCCGCGCGGACCGGCCCGTCTTCGCGGTGATCCTGCTGCTCAACGCACTCGCGGCGGGCGCGGGACTGGTCGGCCCGTGGCTGCTCGGCTCGATCGTCGACACCGTCAAGAACGCACCGGGCCACGCCGCCGTGGCGACCGTGGACCGGCTGGCCCTGGTCATCGTCGGCTGCACGCTGGCCCAGGTGGTGCTGAGCCGCTACGCCCTGTACGTCGGCTCCCGCTTCGGCGAGCGCACCGCCGCGCGGATCCGCGAGCGGTTCCTCGACCGCACCCTGGCGCTGCCGGCCGCCACCGTGGAGCAGGCCGTCGGCGGCGACCTGGTCACCCGGGGCACCACCGACGTCACCACGGTCGCGTCGACGCTGCGCGACGCCGTGCCGGAGGTGGTCATCGCCCTGGTGCAGATCCTGTTCATCATCGCCGCGGTGCTGGTGATCGACCCGCTGCTCGGCCTCTGCGTGCTGTCCTCACTGGTCGTCATCTCGGTCGTGCTGCGCTGGTACCTGCGCCGGGCCCGGGCCGGCTACCTCGCCGTGAGCGCGGCCAACTCGGTACTCGCCGAGGTCCTGACCACCACCGCGAGCGGCGCGCGGACGGTCGAGGCGCTCGGGCTGCAGCAGCGCCGGACCGAGGCGTCCGAGGCGGCGATCGCCACGGCCGTCCGGACCCGGCTGCACACCCTGTGGCTGCGCACGGTGCTGTTCCCGACCGTCGAGATCTCGTACATCCTGCCGGTCGTCTGCGTCCTGCTGGTCGGCGGGTACCTCTACGACGACGGACTGGTCTCGCTCGGCGCGGTCATCGCCTGCGCGCTCTACCTGCGGCAGGTGGTCAGTCCCCTGGACACGATCCTGACCTGGGTCGAGGACCTGCAGAGCAGCAGCGCCTCCTACGCCCGGATCGAGGGCCTGGCCGCCGCGCCGCAGGCCGGGGAGCCGAGCCGGGTCGAACCCGCCGACGACCGGATCGAGGTGGCCGGCGTCCGCTACGCCTACGGCACGGGCCGCGAGGTACTGCACGGCGTCGACCTGGACATCCGGCCGGGCGAGCGGCTCGCCGTGGTCGGTCCCTCGGGCGCGGGCAAGTCCACCCTGGGCCGGCTGCTGGCCGGGGTCGACCGGCCGGGGGCGGGCGCGGTCACCGTGGGCCGGGTCCCGGTCGCGGACCTGGCGCCGGAGCGGCTGCGCCGCCAGGTGGTGCTGGTCACCCAGGAGCACCACGTCTTCCACGACACCGTGCGGGACAACCTGCTGATCGCCCGCCCGGACGCCGCCGACGCGGAGCTGCACGCCGCCCTGGCCGCCGTCGGCGCCGACTGGGTCGACGAACTGTCGGCGGGCCTCTCCACCCTGGTCGGCGGTGACGCCCACCCGCTGGACGGCGCGCAGGCCCAGCAGCTGGCGCTGGCCCGGGTGGTGCTGGCCGACCCGCACACGCTGATCCTGGACGAGGCCACCGCCCTGCTCGACCCGGCGACGGCCCGCAGCGCGGAACGCGCGCTGGCCGCCGTGCTCAAGGGCCGTACGGTGATCGCGATCGCGCACCGGCTGCAGACCGCCCATGACGCGGACCGGGTCGCGGTGATGGAGGCGGGGCTGGTGGCCGAGCTCGGCAGCCATGACGAGCTGGTCGCCGCCGACGGCGCCTATGCGGCGCTCTGGCGCTCCTGGCACGGCGGCTGA
- a CDS encoding SLC13 family permease, whose product MLLLMVLVFAVARPRGWPEAVAAVPAAGLLVAFGAVSPGAAWAQTRTLLPVVGFLAAVLVLAELCADDGLFTAAGDLVARTCGGTPVRLLGGVFAVAALTTAVLSLDATVVLLTPVVFVTAARTGARPRPHVYATAHLANSASLLLPVSNLTNLLAFTAAGLSFTRFALLMAPAWLLAIGVEYVVLRRFFRADLSAPAVPRPATERPPLPLFTLLVLGGTLAGFGVSSLAGLNPAWAALAGALVLGARALRLRRTTPARLVAASGPLFCLFVLALGIVVKAVVDNGMGGAVGRLLPHGDGLPALLAVAAVAALLANVINNLPAILALLPVLASGGPGPVLAALIGVNIGPNLTYVGSLATLLWRRVLREHDAEPDLGEFTRLGALSVPAALVAATAALWAMLHLVGA is encoded by the coding sequence GTGCTGCTGCTGATGGTGCTGGTGTTCGCCGTCGCCAGGCCGCGCGGCTGGCCGGAGGCCGTGGCGGCGGTTCCGGCGGCCGGTCTGCTGGTGGCGTTCGGCGCGGTGTCGCCGGGCGCGGCCTGGGCGCAGACCCGGACCCTGCTGCCGGTCGTCGGGTTCCTGGCGGCGGTGCTGGTACTGGCCGAGCTGTGTGCGGACGACGGGCTCTTCACCGCCGCCGGCGATCTGGTCGCGCGGACCTGCGGCGGCACCCCGGTCCGGCTGCTGGGCGGCGTGTTCGCGGTCGCCGCGCTCACCACCGCCGTCCTCAGCCTGGACGCCACGGTGGTGCTGCTGACACCGGTGGTCTTCGTCACCGCCGCCCGGACCGGCGCGCGCCCCCGGCCGCACGTCTACGCCACCGCGCACCTCGCCAACTCCGCCTCGCTGCTGCTGCCGGTCTCCAACCTGACCAACCTGCTGGCCTTCACCGCCGCCGGGCTGAGCTTCACCCGGTTCGCGCTGCTGATGGCCCCGGCCTGGCTGCTGGCGATCGGGGTGGAGTACGTCGTGCTGCGCCGCTTCTTCCGGGCCGACCTCTCGGCCCCGGCCGTCCCCCGCCCGGCGACCGAACGGCCTCCGCTGCCGCTGTTCACCCTGCTGGTGCTGGGCGGTACCCTGGCCGGCTTCGGGGTCAGCTCACTGGCCGGGCTCAACCCGGCCTGGGCCGCGCTGGCCGGTGCCCTGGTGCTCGGGGCGCGGGCGCTGCGGCTGCGGCGGACCACCCCGGCCCGGCTGGTGGCCGCGTCCGGGCCGCTGTTCTGCCTCTTCGTGCTGGCACTCGGCATCGTGGTCAAGGCCGTGGTCGACAACGGCATGGGCGGCGCCGTCGGCCGGCTGCTGCCGCACGGCGACGGCCTGCCCGCGCTGCTGGCGGTCGCGGCGGTCGCCGCGCTGCTGGCCAATGTGATCAACAACCTGCCCGCGATCCTGGCGCTGCTGCCGGTGCTCGCCTCCGGCGGCCCCGGACCGGTGCTGGCCGCGCTCATCGGCGTGAACATCGGCCCGAACCTCACCTATGTCGGCTCGTTGGCCACCCTGTTGTGGCGGCGGGTGCTGCGCGAGCACGACGCCGAGCCCGACCTCGGCGAGTTCACCCGGCTCGGCGCGCTGTCGGTGCCGGCCGCGCTGGTCGCCGCCACCGCCGCGCTCTGGGCGATGCTGCACCTGGTCGGGGCTTGA
- a CDS encoding crotonase/enoyl-CoA hydratase family protein has translation MGGTEHLGVERQGATLVLTLNRPEAKNAFSIPMLVGLHDAWIEADADDAVRSIVLTGAGGAFCAGMDLKALAGASGGFAETDPYRERLAADPDLHWKAMLRHHRPRKPVIAAVEGVCVAGGTEILQATDIRVAAESASFGLFEVRRGLFPVGGSTVRLPRQIPRTHALEMLLTGRRYSAAEARDIGLVGSVVPDGTALKRALELAEAVNEAAPLAVEAVKRSVYECAELGETEGLARELEIGWPVFATEDAKEGPRAFAERRAPVFHRR, from the coding sequence ATGGGCGGTACGGAGCACCTGGGTGTCGAGCGGCAGGGGGCCACGCTGGTCCTCACCCTCAACCGCCCCGAGGCCAAGAACGCGTTCTCGATTCCCATGCTCGTCGGCCTCCACGACGCCTGGATCGAGGCCGACGCCGACGATGCCGTCCGGTCCATCGTGCTCACCGGTGCGGGTGGGGCGTTCTGTGCCGGAATGGACCTCAAGGCGCTGGCGGGCGCCTCCGGCGGATTCGCCGAGACCGATCCCTACCGGGAGCGCCTCGCGGCCGATCCGGACCTGCACTGGAAGGCGATGCTGCGGCACCACCGGCCGCGCAAGCCGGTGATCGCCGCCGTCGAGGGCGTCTGCGTCGCCGGAGGGACCGAGATCCTCCAGGCCACGGACATCCGGGTGGCCGCCGAGTCCGCCAGCTTCGGCCTGTTCGAGGTGCGGCGCGGGCTGTTCCCGGTCGGCGGCTCCACCGTCCGGCTGCCCCGGCAGATCCCGCGCACCCACGCACTGGAGATGCTGCTCACCGGCCGCCGCTACAGTGCGGCCGAGGCCCGCGACATCGGCCTGGTCGGCAGCGTGGTCCCGGACGGGACCGCGCTCAAGCGGGCACTGGAGCTGGCCGAGGCGGTCAACGAGGCCGCGCCGCTGGCCGTCGAGGCGGTCAAGCGCTCGGTCTACGAGTGCGCGGAACTCGGCGAGACGGAGGGCCTGGCCCGGGAGCTGGAGATCGGCTGGCCGGTCTTCGCCACCGAGGACGCCAAGGAGGGCCCGCGCGCCTTCGCCGAGCGCCGAGCGCCGGTCTTCCACCGTCGCTGA
- a CDS encoding thiolase domain-containing protein, whose amino-acid sequence MTTRPGPAGRDIAVVAFAQTVHRRSTDRLSEVELVMPVVQDVLKQTGLTADRIGFTCSGSSDYLAGRAFSFTMALDGVGAWPPISESHVEMDGAWALYEAWVKLRTGQADTALVYSYGKSSPGSVRDVLTRQLDPYTLAPLWPDAIALAALQAQALVEAGLADERDFADTAVRSRRAAADNPHAQLRGSAGAEELLRQPYELQPLRRHDCPPISDGAAAVILAVGDAARALHPRPAWIRGIDHRIEAHQPGSRDLTESPSTRLAAIHAGAFEAGASGAPIDTAELHAPFGPQELILRRALDLNSGVAVNPSGGALAANPVMAAGLLRIGEAAARIHRGESRRALAHATSGPCLQQNLVAVLEGDQ is encoded by the coding sequence GTGACCACCCGACCGGGGCCCGCAGGCCGCGACATCGCCGTCGTCGCCTTCGCCCAGACCGTCCACCGCCGCAGCACCGACCGGCTCTCCGAGGTCGAGCTGGTCATGCCGGTCGTCCAGGACGTGCTCAAGCAGACCGGGCTGACCGCCGACCGGATCGGCTTCACCTGCTCCGGCAGCAGCGACTACCTGGCCGGACGCGCCTTCTCCTTCACCATGGCGCTGGACGGCGTCGGCGCCTGGCCGCCGATCTCCGAGTCCCACGTCGAGATGGACGGTGCCTGGGCGCTGTACGAGGCGTGGGTCAAACTGCGCACCGGGCAGGCCGACACCGCCCTCGTCTACTCCTACGGCAAGTCCTCGCCCGGCAGCGTCCGCGACGTGCTGACCCGGCAGCTGGACCCCTACACCCTCGCCCCGCTCTGGCCGGACGCGATCGCTCTGGCCGCGCTGCAGGCCCAGGCACTGGTGGAGGCCGGCCTCGCCGACGAGCGCGACTTCGCCGACACGGCGGTCCGCAGCCGCCGCGCCGCCGCCGACAACCCGCATGCCCAACTGCGAGGCAGCGCCGGGGCGGAGGAACTGCTGCGGCAGCCCTACGAGCTGCAGCCGCTGCGCCGGCACGACTGTCCGCCGATCAGCGACGGGGCCGCCGCGGTGATCCTCGCGGTCGGCGACGCGGCCCGCGCGCTGCACCCGCGTCCGGCCTGGATCCGGGGCATCGACCACCGGATCGAGGCGCACCAGCCCGGCTCGCGGGATCTGACCGAGTCGCCGTCCACCCGGCTGGCGGCGATCCACGCCGGGGCCTTCGAGGCCGGGGCGTCCGGCGCGCCGATCGACACCGCCGAACTGCACGCGCCCTTCGGCCCGCAGGAGCTGATCCTGCGCCGGGCGCTGGACCTGAACAGCGGGGTCGCGGTCAACCCGTCCGGCGGCGCGCTCGCCGCCAACCCGGTGATGGCGGCCGGGCTGCTCCGGATCGGCGAGGCCGCCGCCCGGATCCACCGGGGCGAGTCCCGGCGGGCACTGGCCCACGCCACCTCGGGCCCGTGCCTCCAGCAGAACCTGGTGGCGGTACTGGAGGGAGACCAGTGA
- a CDS encoding Zn-ribbon domain-containing OB-fold protein, whose protein sequence is MKTITELLAAVPELADAEPVTRVVVPARLEYSYSPGAAQTRFLRALTRRRLVAERCPVCTRVYIPPRGVCPTCGQATTDRLELPPTGTITTFCIVNIAARGLDVEVPYCYAYVLLDGAHVGLHARIGGLPHDRVHVGQRVRVVWNEQAAPEHPEGEPPAPSLAAISHFTPTGEPDADPETYRRWM, encoded by the coding sequence GTGAAGACCATCACCGAACTCCTCGCCGCCGTACCCGAACTGGCCGATGCGGAACCCGTCACCCGGGTCGTCGTCCCGGCCCGGCTGGAGTACAGCTACAGCCCCGGCGCGGCCCAGACCCGATTCCTGCGCGCGCTCACCCGGCGCCGGCTGGTGGCCGAGCGCTGCCCCGTCTGCACCCGGGTGTACATCCCGCCCAGGGGCGTCTGCCCGACCTGCGGGCAGGCCACCACCGACCGCCTGGAACTCCCGCCCACCGGCACCATCACCACCTTCTGCATCGTCAACATCGCCGCGCGCGGCCTCGATGTCGAGGTCCCCTACTGCTACGCCTACGTCCTGCTCGACGGTGCGCATGTCGGCCTGCACGCCCGCATCGGCGGCCTGCCGCACGACCGGGTCCACGTCGGCCAGCGGGTCCGGGTGGTGTGGAACGAGCAGGCCGCGCCGGAGCACCCGGAGGGCGAGCCGCCCGCCCCCAGCCTGGCCGCCATCAGCCACTTCACGCCCACCGGCGAACCCGACGCCGACCCCGAGACCTACCGGAGGTGGATGTGA
- a CDS encoding thiolase domain-containing protein produces the protein MSRTGQEPVAVVGIGQTKHVSARKDVSIAGLVREAAARALADAELDWADIDAVVLGKAPDFFEGVMMPELYLAEALGAVGKPMLRVHTAGSVGGSTALVAANLVAARVHGTVLTVAFEKQSESNAMWGLSLPVPFQAPLTAGAGGFFAPHVRAYMRRTGAPDHIGSLVAFKDRRNALRNPYAHLHEHGLTLEQVRSAPMLWDPIRYSETCPSSDGACAMVLTGTAGAARAPHRPAWMHGGAMRSEPTIFAGKDYVSPQAGKDCAADVYHQAGVTDPRRRIDVVEMYVPFSWYEPMWLENLGFAAEGEGWKLVESGVTEMDGDLPVNPSGGVLSSNPIGASGMLRFAEAALQVRGRAGEHQVDGARLALGHAYGGGAQFFSMWLVGADRPDR, from the coding sequence GTGAGCAGAACCGGGCAGGAGCCGGTCGCGGTCGTCGGCATCGGTCAGACCAAGCACGTCTCGGCGCGCAAGGACGTCTCCATCGCCGGGCTGGTGCGCGAGGCAGCCGCCCGTGCCCTGGCCGACGCCGAACTGGACTGGGCCGACATCGACGCCGTGGTCCTGGGCAAGGCCCCGGACTTCTTCGAGGGCGTGATGATGCCCGAGCTGTACCTCGCCGAGGCCCTGGGCGCGGTCGGCAAGCCGATGCTGCGGGTGCACACCGCCGGGTCGGTCGGCGGCTCGACCGCGCTGGTCGCCGCCAACCTGGTCGCCGCCCGGGTGCACGGGACGGTGCTCACCGTCGCCTTCGAGAAGCAGTCGGAGTCCAACGCGATGTGGGGACTGTCACTGCCGGTGCCGTTCCAGGCCCCGCTGACGGCGGGGGCGGGAGGATTCTTCGCACCCCATGTCCGCGCCTACATGCGCCGGACCGGCGCGCCGGACCACATCGGTTCGCTGGTCGCGTTCAAGGACCGGCGCAATGCGCTGCGCAACCCGTACGCCCACCTCCACGAGCACGGGCTGACGCTGGAGCAGGTGCGCTCCGCGCCGATGCTCTGGGACCCGATCCGCTACTCGGAGACCTGCCCCTCCTCGGACGGTGCCTGCGCCATGGTGCTCACCGGCACGGCCGGCGCGGCGCGGGCCCCGCACCGGCCGGCCTGGATGCACGGCGGCGCGATGCGCAGCGAGCCGACCATCTTCGCCGGGAAGGACTACGTCAGTCCGCAGGCCGGGAAGGACTGTGCCGCCGACGTCTACCACCAGGCCGGCGTCACCGATCCGCGCCGGCGGATCGACGTGGTCGAGATGTACGTGCCCTTCTCCTGGTACGAGCCGATGTGGCTGGAGAACCTGGGCTTCGCGGCCGAGGGCGAGGGCTGGAAGCTGGTGGAGTCCGGGGTCACCGAGATGGACGGCGACCTGCCGGTCAACCCCTCGGGCGGCGTGCTGTCCAGCAACCCGATCGGGGCTTCCGGCATGCTCCGCTTCGCCGAGGCGGCGCTCCAGGTGCGGGGGCGCGCCGGTGAGCACCAGGTGGACGGGGCGCGGCTGGCGCTGGGTCACGCCTACGGCGGTGGGGCGCAGTTCTTCTCGATGTGGCTGGTCGGCGCGGACCGTCCGGACCGGTGA
- a CDS encoding ABC transporter transmembrane domain-containing protein, whose amino-acid sequence MADTFEPPQAVHIRSPLRFLWWLVVSQPRRIAAGATLGSLWMVSLAAPPYLLSRAIDDGLRPRHAGVLLGWVAVLFAVGVLTAWLGIMRHRTMTRIRMDASFRTVRVTMRQATRLGAALTRLVTAGEVVAIGMSDVQTIALSLTVVGPGFGAVVAYLVVAALLLAISPLLAAVVLAGVPLIGLTVGPLLRQVQRIDTGYRERQGALTARLVDVVSGLRVLGGLGGKEVHAARYHRDSRALRDQGYRVGAMTSWVDAIGPGMPALFLAVVTWLAARMAAEGAISIGDLVAVYGYVAILVVPVFFLIQGGSDLAKALVSARRVVDFLVLEPEHRDGPEPVDAPPPGAALHDPLSGVGIPAGLLTALVSARPADCAAVVDRLGRFTRSEATWGGLRLDSVALDQVRARILVADNDADLFAGSVRELVAGGGAADDEAVDAAIRAAAATDIVDALPDGLDSAIAPDARNLSGGQRQRLRLARALCAAPEFLLAVEPTSAVDAHTEAAMAAGLRAARTGRTTVVSTGSPLLLDRADLVLHLVDGRVSATGTHRDLLRTDPGYRALVARDADQEAER is encoded by the coding sequence ATGGCCGACACCTTCGAGCCGCCGCAGGCGGTGCACATCCGCAGCCCGCTCCGGTTCCTGTGGTGGCTGGTGGTGAGCCAGCCCCGGCGGATCGCGGCCGGGGCGACGCTGGGCAGCCTGTGGATGGTGAGCCTGGCGGCACCGCCCTACCTGCTCTCCCGAGCCATTGACGACGGGCTGCGGCCCAGGCACGCCGGTGTGCTGCTCGGCTGGGTGGCCGTGCTGTTCGCCGTGGGCGTGCTCACCGCCTGGCTCGGCATCATGCGGCACCGGACGATGACCCGGATCCGGATGGACGCCTCCTTCCGTACCGTCCGGGTGACGATGCGTCAGGCGACCCGGCTCGGAGCCGCGCTGACCCGGCTGGTGACCGCCGGTGAGGTGGTCGCGATCGGGATGAGCGACGTGCAGACCATCGCGCTCTCGCTGACGGTGGTCGGCCCCGGCTTCGGCGCCGTCGTCGCCTATCTGGTGGTGGCCGCGCTGCTGCTGGCCATCTCGCCGCTGCTGGCCGCCGTGGTGTTGGCCGGGGTGCCGTTGATCGGGCTCACCGTCGGTCCGCTGCTGCGGCAGGTCCAGCGGATCGACACCGGCTACCGCGAGCGGCAGGGCGCGCTGACCGCGCGGCTGGTGGACGTGGTGTCGGGGCTGCGGGTGCTCGGCGGACTCGGTGGCAAGGAGGTGCACGCGGCCCGCTACCACCGCGACTCCCGGGCGCTGCGCGACCAGGGCTACCGGGTCGGCGCGATGACCAGCTGGGTCGACGCGATCGGTCCCGGGATGCCGGCGCTGTTCCTGGCCGTGGTGACCTGGCTGGCCGCGCGGATGGCGGCCGAGGGCGCCATCAGCATCGGCGACCTGGTCGCCGTCTACGGTTACGTGGCCATCCTGGTGGTGCCGGTCTTCTTCCTCATCCAGGGCGGCTCCGACCTGGCCAAGGCGCTGGTCTCGGCCCGCCGGGTGGTCGACTTCCTGGTCCTGGAGCCCGAACACCGGGACGGCCCCGAACCGGTGGACGCCCCGCCGCCCGGGGCCGCGCTGCACGACCCGCTCTCCGGCGTCGGGATACCCGCCGGCCTGCTGACCGCGCTGGTCTCCGCCCGGCCCGCCGACTGCGCGGCGGTGGTCGACCGGCTCGGCCGCTTCACCCGCTCCGAGGCGACCTGGGGCGGGCTGAGGTTGGACTCGGTCGCGCTGGACCAGGTCCGCGCCCGGATCCTGGTCGCCGACAACGACGCGGACCTCTTCGCCGGCAGCGTCCGCGAACTGGTCGCCGGGGGCGGCGCCGCGGACGACGAGGCCGTCGACGCGGCGATCCGCGCCGCCGCCGCGACCGACATCGTGGACGCACTGCCGGACGGGCTGGACTCCGCGATCGCCCCGGACGCGCGCAACCTCTCCGGCGGCCAGCGCCAGCGGCTCCGACTGGCCCGGGCCCTGTGCGCGGCACCGGAGTTCCTCCTCGCCGTGGAGCCGACCTCCGCCGTCGACGCCCACACCGAGGCCGCGATGGCGGCCGGGCTGCGCGCCGCGCGGACCGGGCGGACCACCGTCGTCAGCACCGGCTCGCCGCTGCTGCTGGACCGGGCGGACCTGGTGCTGCACCTGGTCGACGGCCGGGTCTCGGCCACCGGCACCCACCGTGACCTGCTCCGCACCGACCCCGGCTACCGGGCGCTGGTGGCGCGCGACGCCGACCAGGAGGCCGAACGATGA
- a CDS encoding Zn-ribbon domain-containing OB-fold protein produces the protein MTTVPDPEPPATDEVLSGPLIVEFPFTRSTGPVIGAFLTGLRERVVLGIRGSGGRVLCPPAEYDPVTAAELSELVRLPDTGTVTAWAWNAHPRPQQPLDTPFAWALVRFDGADTALLHALDAPPPGSADPRATRTGLRVRVRWAEQRSGAITDIACFEALPQPEAQAGAQVGAQTGPRPEQDGGPNA, from the coding sequence GTGACCACTGTTCCGGACCCCGAACCACCCGCGACCGACGAGGTGCTGAGCGGGCCGCTGATCGTCGAGTTCCCGTTCACCCGTTCCACCGGTCCCGTCATCGGCGCCTTCCTGACCGGGCTGCGCGAGCGCGTCGTCCTCGGCATCCGGGGCAGCGGGGGACGCGTGCTCTGCCCGCCGGCCGAGTACGACCCGGTCACCGCCGCCGAGTTGAGCGAGCTCGTCCGGCTGCCCGACACCGGCACCGTCACCGCCTGGGCGTGGAACGCGCATCCGCGTCCGCAGCAGCCGCTGGACACCCCCTTCGCCTGGGCCCTGGTCCGCTTCGACGGCGCCGACACCGCGCTGCTGCACGCGCTCGACGCGCCGCCGCCGGGATCCGCCGACCCCCGGGCCACCCGCACCGGGCTGCGGGTCCGCGTCCGCTGGGCGGAGCAGCGCAGCGGCGCGATCACCGACATCGCCTGCTTCGAGGCGCTGCCCCAGCCCGAGGCCCAGGCCGGGGCGCAGGTCGGGGCCCAGACCGGGCCTCGGCCCGAGCAGGACGGAGGGCCGAACGCGTGA
- a CDS encoding acyl-CoA synthetase, with the protein MEFNLADLFEHAVDTFPEREAITCARADAPAVQRRTFAELDERANRLAHHLQEAGIGPGDPVGVYALNCAEWVESLLAICKLRAVCVNVNYRYVTHELTYLLGMAAPVALVYQERWAQQVAEVVPGLPGLRHLIVIEDGGAADGGAEETPAAPALAAVPYEKAVASGGPRRDFAPRSPDDHYLLFTGGTTGLPKGVVWRQEDVFFALGGGIDVTNGHRMATPEEIATTGYDHAVTFFPIAPLMHGATQWGLMQQLFKGNRAILLDRFDPARVWQLVAQEQANVVMITGDAMGRPLVEALDAPGADYDLHGFFGLVSSAALFSAPVKQRFLERFPTLYLSDAIGSSEGGAGGISQGDGSAGTAGGSVTTRAIEDSEVVDEDLNPLPPGVVGRLARRGNVPLRYLGDPVKSAEVFRTGPDGRRYAVPGDWARREEDGRITLLGRGSSCINSGGEKIFPEEVESAIKAHPDVYDTVVVGAPDETWGQTVAAIVQLRPGTDRLTLPQIQDHCRTRIAGYKLPRRLHLVPEVHRTPTGKPDMRWAETVAGQAG; encoded by the coding sequence ATGGAATTCAACCTGGCCGATCTGTTCGAGCACGCGGTTGACACCTTTCCGGAGCGCGAGGCGATCACCTGCGCGCGCGCCGACGCCCCCGCCGTGCAGCGACGCACCTTCGCCGAGCTCGACGAACGGGCCAACCGGCTGGCCCACCACCTCCAGGAGGCCGGGATCGGCCCCGGCGACCCGGTCGGCGTCTACGCCCTGAACTGCGCCGAGTGGGTCGAGTCGCTGCTCGCGATCTGCAAGCTCCGCGCGGTCTGCGTCAATGTCAACTACCGCTATGTGACGCATGAGTTGACCTACCTCCTGGGCATGGCCGCACCGGTGGCGCTGGTCTACCAGGAGCGCTGGGCGCAGCAGGTGGCCGAGGTCGTCCCGGGCCTGCCGGGCCTGCGCCACCTGATCGTGATCGAGGACGGCGGCGCGGCGGACGGCGGCGCGGAGGAGACGCCTGCGGCCCCCGCCCTGGCCGCCGTCCCCTACGAGAAGGCGGTCGCCTCCGGCGGACCCCGGCGGGACTTCGCGCCGCGCTCCCCCGACGACCACTACCTGCTGTTCACCGGCGGCACGACCGGCCTGCCCAAGGGCGTGGTCTGGCGCCAGGAGGACGTCTTCTTCGCACTCGGCGGCGGCATCGACGTCACCAACGGGCACCGGATGGCGACGCCCGAGGAGATCGCGACCACCGGCTACGACCACGCGGTCACCTTCTTCCCGATCGCCCCGCTGATGCACGGCGCGACCCAGTGGGGGCTGATGCAGCAGCTGTTCAAGGGCAACCGGGCGATCCTGCTGGACCGCTTCGACCCGGCCCGGGTCTGGCAGCTGGTGGCCCAGGAGCAGGCGAACGTGGTGATGATCACCGGGGACGCGATGGGCCGCCCGCTGGTCGAGGCGCTGGACGCGCCCGGCGCCGACTACGACCTGCACGGCTTCTTCGGCCTGGTGAGCAGCGCCGCGCTGTTCTCCGCCCCGGTCAAGCAGCGCTTCCTGGAGCGTTTCCCGACCCTCTATCTCAGCGACGCGATCGGCTCCTCCGAGGGCGGCGCGGGCGGGATCAGCCAGGGCGACGGCAGCGCGGGCACCGCCGGCGGCAGCGTCACCACCCGGGCGATCGAGGACTCCGAGGTGGTCGACGAGGACCTCAACCCGCTGCCGCCGGGCGTCGTCGGACGGCTGGCCCGGCGCGGCAACGTCCCGCTCCGCTACCTGGGCGACCCGGTGAAGAGCGCCGAGGTCTTCCGCACCGGCCCGGACGGCCGCCGCTACGCGGTGCCCGGCGACTGGGCGCGGCGCGAGGAGGACGGGCGGATCACCCTGCTGGGACGGGGCTCGTCCTGCATCAACTCCGGCGGGGAGAAGATCTTCCCGGAGGAGGTCGAGTCCGCCATCAAGGCGCACCCGGACGTCTACGACACGGTCGTGGTCGGCGCACCCGACGAGACCTGGGGTCAGACGGTCGCCGCCATCGTCCAACTCAGGCCCGGAACCGACCGGCTGACATTGCCGCAGATCCAGGACCACTGCCGGACCCGGATCGCCGGCTACAAGCTGCCGCGCCGACTGCACCTGGTCCCCGAGGTCCACCGCACCCCGACCGGCAAGCCCGACATGCGCTGGGCGGAGACCGTGGCCGGCCAGGCCGGGTAG